In Deinococcus sp. QL22, the following are encoded in one genomic region:
- a CDS encoding GGDEF domain-containing protein: MISTPSEWTTMAALSAFTWGVTVLVSVIIVMVSLLRPSYPGWRGWALGQTALVLGLLVGSLRTPETLLASVVIGNSLILAGATLCLSAFQRFSGQFVRPSTRQWTWELCAAIIVALILLTTVWNQIALRFVLVSGYSLTLLVMLVTLIVKQMRRHPALRTAYGLNLLIFLGGSLLALPRSQMMVSADAHMGFALNGPNVLLHAGVLVLSVGGSFAFWLLHDDRRRWEMQHLHDELLVHATLDPLTMLLNRRGLAQAYDVWGDRDKAASAVLLMLDINEFKAINDRHGHAEGDRCLVQLAETLRTIAQPGDLASRVGGDEFALLLTGPEEQRIQQIKALEVHLAKDQQGTLGFTVSFGSTEVVAGEDLAKAMNRADQGMYRAKARGMHVQQPRQTNNP; encoded by the coding sequence GTGATCAGTACCCCAAGTGAATGGACCACGATGGCGGCGTTGTCGGCTTTCACCTGGGGTGTCACGGTCTTGGTATCGGTCATCATCGTCATGGTCTCGTTGCTCCGGCCCTCGTATCCAGGGTGGCGCGGTTGGGCGCTGGGCCAGACGGCGCTGGTACTGGGCCTGCTCGTGGGGAGTCTGCGAACCCCAGAGACGCTGCTGGCCTCGGTGGTGATCGGCAACAGTCTGATCCTGGCCGGAGCAACATTGTGCTTGAGCGCCTTTCAGCGCTTCAGTGGGCAGTTCGTCAGGCCCAGCACCCGCCAATGGACCTGGGAGTTGTGCGCCGCCATCATTGTCGCGTTGATCTTGCTGACCACAGTCTGGAACCAGATTGCACTTCGGTTTGTTCTGGTCTCGGGCTACAGCTTGACGCTGCTGGTGATGCTGGTCACCCTGATCGTGAAGCAAATGCGGCGGCACCCAGCCTTGCGGACGGCCTATGGCCTGAACCTCTTGATCTTCCTGGGAGGAAGCCTGCTGGCCTTGCCTCGCTCGCAGATGATGGTCAGCGCCGACGCCCACATGGGCTTTGCGCTGAATGGCCCGAATGTGCTGTTGCACGCCGGTGTCCTGGTGTTGTCGGTGGGGGGCAGTTTCGCCTTCTGGTTGCTGCATGATGACCGGCGCCGCTGGGAGATGCAGCACCTGCATGACGAACTGCTCGTCCACGCCACACTGGATCCCTTGACGATGCTGCTCAATCGGCGGGGACTGGCCCAGGCCTATGACGTCTGGGGAGACCGGGACAAGGCCGCTTCGGCGGTCTTGTTGATGCTGGACATCAATGAGTTCAAAGCCATCAATGATCGACATGGGCATGCGGAGGGCGACCGCTGTCTGGTGCAGTTGGCTGAGACACTGCGAACCATTGCTCAGCCGGGGGATCTGGCCAGTCGGGTGGGCGGGGATGAATTTGCATTGCTGCTCACTGGGCCTGAAGAACAGCGCATACAGCAAATCAAAGCGCTGGAAGTGCACCTGGCCAAAGACCAACAAGGCACGTTGGGCTTCACAGTGAGTTTCGGAAGCACCGAGGTCGTTGCCGGAGAAGACTTGGCGAAAGCCATGAACCGAGCGGATCAGGGGATGTACCGGGCTAAGGCGCGTGGCATGCATGTGCAACAGCCCAGGCAGACCAACAACCCTTAG
- a CDS encoding RusA family crossover junction endodeoxyribonuclease: MNPFGSRAAAEQYLSRIAPNLRDGIRLRLGLVEAPQPVLETSPPVQPRPAQEKQPEWTTEPLEAETSPPGTLIFTLPYPPSLNSIWRSILVRFTPKNPKAIPYRVKVLLSEEGRNYRRAVISCVQNYGQPKTPPGARLSLLLIVSPPDLRKRDLSNIPKALEDALTHAGVWADDSLIDVLTVRRAPVHPGGQVVVQIMPLTETLFGGVP, from the coding sequence GTGAATCCTTTTGGCAGCCGTGCCGCTGCTGAGCAGTACCTCAGCCGGATCGCGCCCAATTTGCGCGATGGCATCCGGCTGAGGTTGGGCCTAGTGGAAGCGCCCCAGCCAGTACTCGAAACTAGTCCACCTGTGCAGCCGCGCCCAGCGCAGGAAAAACAACCCGAGTGGACTACTGAGCCGCTGGAAGCCGAAACGAGTCCACCCGGAACCCTGATTTTCACCCTGCCGTACCCGCCGTCCCTGAACAGCATCTGGCGTTCGATCCTCGTGCGCTTCACGCCGAAGAATCCGAAGGCCATCCCGTACCGGGTCAAAGTCTTGCTGAGCGAAGAGGGACGCAACTACCGCAGGGCTGTCATCTCGTGCGTGCAGAACTATGGGCAGCCCAAAACCCCGCCTGGTGCGCGGCTGTCCCTGTTGCTGATCGTCTCGCCGCCGGACCTACGGAAACGCGACCTCAGCAATATTCCCAAGGCATTGGAAGATGCCCTGACTCATGCGGGGGTCTGGGCGGATGACTCGCTGATCGATGTGCTGACCGTGCGGCGTGCCCCGGTGCATCCCGGCGGGCAGGTTGTCGTGCAGATCATGCCATTGACTGAGACGCTGTTTGGAGGTGTGCCTTGA